One genomic segment of Hordeum vulgare subsp. vulgare chromosome 2H, MorexV3_pseudomolecules_assembly, whole genome shotgun sequence includes these proteins:
- the LOC123424456 gene encoding uncharacterized protein LOC123424456, protein MEEGMRVAVVGAGVSGLAAAHELARGAARVTVYEAEEALGGHARTADVDGVHLDLGFMVFNRVTYPNMLEWFEELGVEMEISDMSLSVSTQLSGGGRCEWGSRNGLSGLLAQKSNAVRPAFWHMIREILKFKEDALKYLEDHESNPDLDRHETLGQFIKTHGYSQLFQEAYLIPICASIWSCPSQGVLGFSAFFVLSFCRNHHLLQIFGRPQWLTVKGRSHTYVNKVREELESMGCQIKTSCQVKSVSSFDGGYKVLEVGGSEEVYDKIIFGAHAPDVLRMLGGEATHEELRILGAFQYVHSDIYLHRDDTLMPQNPSAWSAWNFLGTTSSGVSVTYWLNLLQNIESTGRPFLVTLNPPHVPDHVLLKWNTGHPVPSVAAAKASLELQQIQGNRGIWFCGAYQGYGFHEDGHKAGKSAAQGLLGQKSSLLLNPKQMVPSWTETGARLLVTRFLNQYVTIGNMTILEEGGTMFSFGEVDKKCLVKTVLRVHDPLFYWKVATEADLGMADAYINGYFSFVDKREGLLNLFLILIANRDAQKSSNSSASKRGWWTPMLLTAGIASAKYFLRHISRKNTVTQTRRNISQHYDLSNDFFSLFLDPSMTYSCAVFKVEDESLEVAQQRKVNLLIKKAKVERNHHVLEIGSGWGSLAMQVVKQTGCKYTGITLSEEQLKYAEMKVKEAGLEDRITFLLCDYRQIPSRSKYDRIISCEMIEGVGHEFMDDFFGCCESLLAPDGLFVLQFISIPEERYEEYRRSSDFIKEYIFPGGCLPSLARITSAMSAASRLCIEQVENIGYHYYPTLIRWRDNFMANKDAILALGFDDKFIRVWEYYFIYCAAGFKSRTLGTYQIVFSRPGNDKLANTDNPFASLPAA, encoded by the exons ATGGAGGAGGGGATGCGGGTGGCGGTGGTCGGCGCCGGCGTCAGCGGCCTGGCGGCGGCGCACGAGCTGGCCAGGGGCGCGGCGCGCGTGACGGTGTACGAGGCGGAGGAGGCGCTCGGCGGCCACGCCCGGACCGCCGACGTCGACGGCGTCCACCTCGACCTCGGCTTCATGGTCTTCAACCGG GTGACATATCCAAACATGCTGGAATGGTTTGAAGAACTTGGCGTGGAGATGGAGATATCAGACATGTCGCTCTCGGTGAGCACGCAGCTCTCCGGGGGCGGCAGGTGCGAGTGGGGCAGCCGGAACGGCCTCTCAGGCCTCCTGGCACAGAAGAGCAATGCCGTCCGCCCCGCCTTCTGGCACATGATCCGTGAGATCCTCAAGTTCAAGGAGGATGCTCTCAAGTACTTGGAGGATCATGAGAGCAACCCTGACCTGGACCGGCACGAGACTCTCGGGCAGTTCATCAAGACCCATGGGTACTCCCAGCTCTTCCAGGAGGCTTACCTGATCCCAATCTGTGCGAGCATATGGTCATGCCCGTCGCAGGGTGTGCTCGGCTTCTCCGCTTTCTTCGTCCTCTCCTTCTGCCGCAACCATCACCTCCTTCAGATCTTTGGTCGGCCCCAATGGCTCACCGTCAAAGGGCGTTCGCATACATATGTAAACAAG GTAAGGGAGGAACTGGAGAGCATGGGTTGTCAGATTAAGACTAGCTGCCAAGTCAAATCAGTTTCAAGCTTCGACGGAG GATACAAAGTCTTGGAGGTCGGTGGCTCGGAGGAGGTGTACGACAAGATCATATTTGGTGCTCATGCACCTGATGTTCTGAGAATGCTAGGGGGTGAAGCAACACACGAGGAGTTGAGAATTCTGGGTGCGTTCCAGTATGTCCACAG TGACATATACCTCCATCGCGACGACACTTTGATGCCACAGAACCCGTCCGCATGGAGCGCCTGGAATTTTCTGGGGACAACAAGCAGCGGCGTCTCTGTTACCTATTGGCTAAATCTGCTCCAG AACATCGAATCTACCGGCAGGCCTTTCCTGGTGACACTGAACCCACCTCATGTACCGGATCATGTACTGCTCAAATGGAACACAGGCCATCCTGTTCCATCCGTCGCTGCTGCAAAGGCTTCATTGGAGCTTCAGCAGATCCAAGGAAACAGGGGAATATGGTTCTGCGGGGCATATCAAG GTTATGGCTTCCATGAAGATGGCCATAAG GCTGGGAAGTCTGCAGCTCAAGGTTTGCTTGGGCAGAAAAGCAGCCTTCTTCTGAACCCAAAACAGATGGTCCCATCATGGACGGAAACTGGGGCTCGCCTTCTGGTAACAAGGTTTCTCAACCAATATGTAACCATCGGTAACATGAC CATTCTTGAAGAAGGTGGCACTATGTTCAGTTTTGGTGAAGTAGACAAAAAATGCCTTGTCAAAACTGTCTTGCGAGTTCATGACCCTCTCTTCTACTGGAAG GTCGCAACCGAAGCGGATCTTGGTATGGCAGATGCATATATTAAtggttatttttcttttgttgataaaaGAGAAGGCCTCCTGAATCTTTTCCTG ATTCTCATTGCTAACAGGGATGCTCAGAAGAGCAGTAATAGCTCTGCCAGTAAAAG GGGTTGGTGGACACCCATGCTTTTGACAGCTGGGATTGCATCGGCAAAATATTTCCTGCGCCACATCTCAAGGAAGAATACTGTCACGCAAACTCGCCGAAACATCTCTCAGCACTATGACCTG AGTAATGATTTCTTCTCACTTTTCCTGGATCCATCGATGACTTACTCTTGTGCAGTATTCAAG GTTGAAGATGAAAGCCTAGAAGTAGCCCAGCAACGTAAAGTTAATCTACTAATCAAGAAG GCTAAAGTGGAGCGAAATCATCATGTTCTTGAAATCGGTAGTGGTTGGGGCAGCTTGGCtatgcaagtggtgaagcaaactggATGCAAATATACAGGGATTACACTATCTGAGGAGCAACTTAAATACGCTGAAATGAAAGTGAAGGAAGCTGGCTTGGAG GATCGTATAACTTTCCTGTTGTGTGACTACCGTCAAATACCAAGTCGGAGTAAGTACGACAGGATCATATCATG CGAAATGATTGAAGGGGTCGGTCATgaattcatggacgatttctttgGCTGTTGCGAGTCTCTATTGGCTCCAGATGGTCTATTTGTTCTCCAG TTCATATCAATTCCAGAAGAACGGTATGAGGAATACAGGAGAAGTTCAGACTTCATAAAGGAATACATCTTTCCAGGGGGTTGCCTTCCTTCCTTGGCCCGGATCACCTCTGCCATGTCCGCTGCGTCCAGGCTCTG CATCGAGCAGGTTGAGAACATCGGATACCATTACTACCCGACGCTGATACGCTGGAGGGATAACTTTATGGCCAACAAAGA TGCGATTTTGGCTCTGGGATTTGACGACAAATTCATTCGTGTATGGGAGTATTATTTCATATACTGCGCGGCCGGTTTCAAGTCACGGACGCTTGGAACTTACCAG ATTGTATTTTCGCGACCTGGCAATGACAAGTTAGCCAACACCGATAACCCCTTCGCAAGTCTTCCTGCAGCCTAG